In Aphelocoma coerulescens isolate FSJ_1873_10779 chromosome 13, UR_Acoe_1.0, whole genome shotgun sequence, the following are encoded in one genomic region:
- the SMIM33 gene encoding small integral membrane protein 33 produces the protein MNASLPGSQPRQPEPQDVAAFTPVSIVKSVTKRSDALPVISVIVALFVLLAVFIILVVHYGPQLRTVQITLYHEPMPQHMDSGVLLTDWRQLDSHRKLPGWDLPGMDSAGVSCHCSCNHHLPHGSAEPNVIEITYL, from the coding sequence ATGAACGCCTCGCTGCCCGGCAGCCAGCCGAGACAGCCCGAGCCGCAGGACGTGGCCGCCTTCACCCCCGTCTCCATCGTCAAGAGCGTGACCAAGAGATCGGACGCGCTGCCCGTGATCTCGGTGATCGTCGCCCTCTTCGTGCTGCTGGCCGTGTTCATCATCCTGGTGGTGCACTACGGGCCCCAGCTGCGCACGGTGCAGATCACCCTGTACCACGAGCCCATGCCCCAGCACATGGACAGCGGCGTGCTCCTCACGGACTGGAGGCAGCTGGATTCCCACAGGAAGCTGCCGGGCTGGGATCTGCCCGGCATGGACTCGGCTGGCGTGAGCTGCCACTGCTCCTGCAACCATCACCTTCCCCATGGGAGTGCTGAGCCCAATGTCATCGAGATCACCTACCTGTGA